In Triticum aestivum cultivar Chinese Spring chromosome 5B, IWGSC CS RefSeq v2.1, whole genome shotgun sequence, the following proteins share a genomic window:
- the LOC123111011 gene encoding uncharacterized protein, which produces MCEGISHSHAGMPHFQLAGERDPLMGIMEYRNDSGFKVRLRGSNGRGDEPRRAKLRTPAKAAPAQRRGLQRQQHLCMGRNSPWARVGSSSPPLAGGSRAPARLHQRPAVDQHLVSTSGRQQSTTWARGGREEPLAWERSAGVEGRWRSRGGGGGVPGRRWRAGGRAAEAEVECRGGGGGGRR; this is translated from the exons ATGTGTGAGGGCATCAGTCACTCTCATGCCGGCATGCCGCACTTTCAGCTAGCAG GTGAAAGAGACCCTCTTATGGGAATAATGGAGTACAGAAATGATAGTGGGTTCAAAGTAAGGCTGAG AGGGAGTAATGGGCGAGGAGATGAACCTAGGAGAGCAAAATTGAGAACTCCAGCTAAAGCAGCTCCTGCCCAGCGGCGAGGACTTCAGCGGCAGCAGCACCTGTGCATGGGGAGGAACAGCCCTTGGGCGCGCGTAGGCAGCAGCTCGCCTCCACTAGCGGGCGGCAGCAGAGCACCAGCTCGCCTCCACCAGCGGCCGGCAGTAGATCAGCACCTCGTCTCCACCAGCGGGCGGCAGCAGAGCACCACCTGGGCGCGCGGGGGCCGGGAGGAGCCCCTGGCGTGGGAGAGGAGCGCGGGGGTGGAGGGCAGGTGGCGGAgccgcggaggcggaggtggagtgccGGGGCGGAGGTGGAGGGCGGGTGGCAGAgccgcggaggcggaggtggagtgccggggcggaggcggaggtggaagacGCTGA